One genomic window of Ruminococcus gauvreauii includes the following:
- a CDS encoding ATP-binding cassette domain-containing protein → MGEQPLLEVKGLKQYFKINSHYSVEAVDDISFEVYEGEIFALVGESGSGKSTVARSVMGYYTPTDGEVYFEGQLISDKRKMRHKQESLHRDLQIIFQDCAAALNPRMTVEEIIEEPIRVNHVYKSRQELDTRVEELLEQVGLNGTFRKKYPSEISGGQRQRVAIARSIALNPKLLIADEPLASLDVSIQAQIVSLFKRLQKEFGFAFLFIAHDLSIVKFISDRVGVLYRGKLVETAPTEILFGNPVHPYTRALLSAVPVPDPAAEKDKTLEKFDSGDFTGKGRMQEVERGHFVLTENSEE, encoded by the coding sequence ATGGGAGAACAGCCGCTGTTAGAGGTAAAAGGTTTAAAACAGTATTTTAAAATTAATTCTCATTATTCTGTAGAGGCGGTAGATGATATCTCTTTTGAAGTGTATGAAGGAGAGATATTTGCGCTGGTAGGCGAAAGCGGTTCTGGAAAATCTACGGTAGCCCGCTCTGTTATGGGGTACTATACTCCGACAGACGGAGAGGTATATTTTGAGGGACAATTGATTTCGGATAAAAGGAAAATGCGCCATAAGCAGGAAAGTCTGCACAGGGATCTGCAGATCATCTTCCAGGATTGTGCGGCGGCATTAAATCCGAGGATGACAGTGGAAGAAATCATAGAAGAACCCATCCGGGTAAACCATGTGTATAAAAGCAGGCAGGAACTGGATACCCGGGTGGAGGAGCTGCTGGAGCAGGTAGGCTTAAATGGAACATTCCGGAAAAAATATCCCTCTGAGATTTCGGGCGGGCAGAGACAGCGGGTCGCGATTGCCAGAAGTATAGCTCTGAATCCTAAACTTCTGATTGCTGATGAGCCTCTCGCTTCCCTGGATGTGTCGATTCAGGCTCAGATCGTCAGCTTGTTTAAGCGGCTTCAAAAAGAGTTTGGATTTGCATTTTTATTTATTGCACATGACCTTTCGATCGTGAAGTTTATCAGTGACCGTGTGGGAGTCCTCTACCGGGGGAAGTTAGTAGAAACTGCGCCGACAGAGATACTGTTCGGCAATCCGGTACATCCCTATACGAGAGCGCTGCTGTCCGCTGTTCCGGTGCCGGATCCTGCGGCGGAGAAGGATAAAACACTGGAGAAGTTTGACAGTGGGGACTTTACCGGAAAAGGCAGAATGCAGGAGGTGGAACGCGGACATTTTGTGCTGACGGAAAATTCTGAAGAGTAA
- a CDS encoding response regulator transcription factor has protein sequence MYKIMIIEDDVTIAKVIGEHLKKWGYETASIKNFEKVTEEVFAFEPHLILLDIMLPFFNGFYWCAEIRRQSSVPIVFLSSASDNMNMVMAMNMGADDFIAKPFDLQVLTAKVQALLRRAYSFAENTKALEHRGVLLNLADATLTYEGRKIDLTKNEFRILQLLMERTGHVVERDTIMECLWESDSFIDDNTLTVNVTRLRKKLDEAGITEFIVTKKGIGYLVK, from the coding sequence ATGTATAAAATCATGATCATAGAAGACGATGTGACGATTGCGAAGGTAATCGGTGAGCATCTGAAGAAATGGGGATATGAGACGGCGAGTATCAAGAACTTTGAGAAGGTGACGGAGGAGGTCTTTGCATTTGAACCGCATCTGATTCTGCTCGATATCATGCTGCCCTTTTTTAACGGTTTCTACTGGTGTGCCGAGATCAGGCGCCAGTCGAGCGTTCCGATCGTATTCCTGTCTTCTGCGTCCGATAATATGAATATGGTGATGGCGATGAATATGGGGGCTGATGATTTTATCGCGAAGCCCTTCGACCTGCAGGTACTGACGGCGAAGGTACAGGCTCTTTTGCGCAGGGCGTATTCCTTTGCCGAGAATACGAAGGCGCTGGAGCACCGCGGAGTGCTGCTGAATCTTGCAGATGCGACGCTGACTTATGAGGGGAGAAAGATCGACCTGACAAAGAATGAATTTCGTATCCTGCAGCTTTTGATGGAACGGACGGGACATGTTGTGGAACGGGATACGATCATGGAGTGTCTCTGGGAGAGCGACAGCTTTATCGATGATAACACACTGACTGTAAACGTGACGAGGCTGCGCAAAAAACTGGATGAGGCAGGAATAACGGAGTTTATTGTTACCAAAAAAGGGATTGGGTATCTGGTGAAGTGA
- a CDS encoding sensor histidine kinase → MKSYIRRQVPVIAAAVLISVIIVILFWLYRLPLEMGVYLIIMEAFVLGVTEAVRFYGYYRKHLQLHSQKSVIENEMITLPEPGDILEADYQELLLTAAHGRAAAILEKDRSMAELNDYYTLWAHQIKTPISAMNLLLQEEGTVDKKELAAQLFKVEQYVDMVLQYLRAENISGDLTLKAYSVDDIIRQAVKKYARTFIQKKITLEYDAIGCVVITDEKWLVFVIEQLLSNALKYTPQGKISIYRSREQPDTLVIEDTGIGIAPEDLPRVCERGYTGYNGRSHQKSTGIGLYLCKKILTRLSHVMTIASEIGEGTRVLIGFESMTRVSGRDADKG, encoded by the coding sequence ATGAAATCTTATATAAGGAGACAGGTGCCGGTTATAGCAGCAGCTGTGCTGATATCGGTCATCATTGTGATATTGTTCTGGCTGTACAGGCTGCCGCTGGAGATGGGCGTTTATCTGATCATCATGGAAGCCTTCGTGCTGGGGGTGACGGAGGCTGTACGCTTCTACGGATACTATCGGAAACATCTGCAGCTGCACAGCCAGAAGTCTGTGATTGAGAACGAGATGATTACGCTGCCTGAACCGGGGGACATCCTGGAGGCGGACTATCAGGAACTGCTTTTGACGGCTGCACACGGCAGAGCGGCGGCTATTCTTGAGAAAGACCGTTCTATGGCTGAACTGAATGATTACTATACACTGTGGGCGCATCAGATTAAGACTCCGATATCCGCCATGAACCTCCTGCTGCAGGAAGAGGGCACCGTTGATAAGAAAGAACTGGCGGCGCAGCTTTTTAAGGTTGAACAGTATGTGGATATGGTACTGCAGTATCTGCGCGCGGAAAATATATCGGGGGATCTCACATTGAAGGCCTACTCTGTCGATGATATCATCCGCCAGGCAGTGAAAAAATACGCAAGAACATTTATTCAAAAGAAAATCACACTGGAATATGATGCGATCGGATGTGTTGTGATCACGGATGAGAAGTGGCTGGTATTCGTCATTGAACAACTGTTGTCAAATGCCCTGAAATACACGCCTCAGGGGAAGATATCGATCTATCGGTCCCGGGAGCAGCCTGATACGCTGGTAATTGAGGACACCGGCATCGGGATCGCGCCGGAGGACCTGCCGCGTGTGTGTGAGCGCGGATATACGGGCTATAATGGGCGCAGCCATCAGAAGTCAACGGGAATCGGGCTCTATCTGTGCAAGAAGATACTGACGCGTCTGTCCCATGTGATGACGATCGCGTCGGAAATCGGTGAGGGCACGAGAGTGCTTATCGGTTTTGAGAGTATGACCCGCGTGAGCGGACGAGATGCGGACAAAGGCTGA
- a CDS encoding C40 family peptidase has product MRKKIVCLFLGLVMMLSQTMTVLATTEDQLRQEKNQAESQLSETNSVINSLSERQTQIQSEINAMDADMVDLMIQIDAAKTDIANTETEIANTENDITNKKAEIEQTKKDLQDAEDDRDRQYEDMKKRIQYIYENGGDAAWIKMIFEAEDFSKVLNRADYAQSLHDYDRDQLEQYVAVVNQVTELKKNLEAQKAELEAQKAELETQKASLESQKADLEGQQADLQARIDEKQAASSDYASQIATARQQAAEISNLIAQQEAELNRLAEERRRAEEEAARQAAAEEARRQAAAEEAQRQQQSSNDESSTDSESDSDSGNVLENTSDSGTDDNDDTGSDSDTDSSSSDNDESSGGSSSDSGSSSSSDDSGTSGGSYEEEPSYSQGGSSGSAIVAYADQFVGNPYVWGGNSLTNGIDCSHFVWQVLKNCGVYSGGYTTSGGWRSLGQPVASLSEARAGDVICYSGHVAIYDGYGGIVEAKGSQWGITHDRSADCKTILAIRRFT; this is encoded by the coding sequence ATGAGAAAAAAAATAGTTTGTTTATTCCTAGGTCTTGTTATGATGTTGTCTCAGACTATGACGGTTCTGGCTACAACGGAAGACCAGCTAAGACAGGAAAAGAACCAGGCGGAAAGCCAGTTGAGCGAAACGAATTCAGTCATTAACAGCCTGTCTGAGAGACAGACGCAGATCCAGTCGGAAATCAATGCGATGGATGCAGATATGGTCGATCTGATGATACAGATCGATGCGGCAAAAACCGACATTGCGAATACAGAAACAGAAATTGCGAATACCGAAAATGATATCACAAATAAAAAGGCAGAGATCGAGCAGACCAAAAAAGATTTACAGGATGCAGAAGATGATCGTGACAGACAGTATGAGGATATGAAAAAACGTATCCAGTACATATATGAAAACGGCGGTGACGCCGCATGGATCAAGATGATCTTTGAGGCGGAAGATTTTTCAAAGGTACTGAACCGTGCAGACTATGCTCAGAGCCTGCATGATTACGACCGTGATCAGCTGGAGCAGTATGTGGCGGTTGTAAATCAGGTTACTGAGTTAAAGAAAAACCTGGAAGCGCAGAAGGCAGAACTGGAAGCCCAGAAAGCGGAACTGGAAACACAGAAGGCATCTCTGGAAAGCCAGAAAGCCGACCTGGAAGGCCAGCAGGCAGATCTGCAGGCGCGTATCGATGAGAAGCAGGCGGCCAGCAGTGATTATGCGAGTCAGATTGCAACGGCTCGTCAGCAGGCAGCTGAAATCAGCAATCTGATCGCACAGCAGGAAGCAGAGCTGAACCGTCTTGCTGAAGAGAGAAGACGTGCTGAAGAAGAAGCGGCCAGACAGGCGGCAGCGGAAGAGGCCAGGCGTCAGGCAGCGGCGGAAGAAGCTCAGAGACAGCAGCAGTCTTCCAATGATGAATCCTCCACGGATTCTGAGTCGGATTCCGACAGCGGAAATGTCTTGGAGAACACATCTGACAGCGGCACGGATGATAATGATGATACCGGCAGCGATTCGGATACCGACAGCAGTTCTTCGGATAACGACGAGTCTTCGGGCGGCAGCAGCTCTGATTCCGGCAGCTCCTCCTCATCCGACGATTCCGGTACTTCCGGCGGTTCCTATGAAGAAGAGCCGAGTTATTCCCAGGGGGGATCCTCGGGAAGCGCAATTGTAGCCTATGCAGATCAGTTTGTGGGTAATCCATATGTATGGGGCGGCAACTCACTGACGAATGGTATCGACTGTTCCCATTTCGTATGGCAGGTTCTGAAGAACTGCGGCGTGTACAGCGGCGGCTATACTACGTCAGGGGGATGGAGAAGCCTTGGACAGCCGGTGGCGAGCCTGTCCGAAGCGAGAGCCGGTGACGTCATCTGCTATTCCGGCCACGTGGCGATCTACGACGGATACGGCGGAATCGTAGAGGCGAAAGGAAGCCAGTGGGGAATCACACATGACAGAAGCGCTGACTGCAAGACAATCCTTGCGATCAGAAGATTTACATAA
- a CDS encoding LacI family DNA-binding transcriptional regulator: MTIRQIAEMLNVSPSTVSVVLNNRPGVRSELRERIKNALIENGYAIKEPKTTAGTILFVYYKSTNYLAARKDDTLTVTLNAIEQVCREERYSFSLANATYHNIDELFSKNNLSDIDGIILLGTEYYHEPRESFYKLPVPLVVLDGFFPEYPINTVNIDNSYGVHQVITCLLENGHRDIGYLKSAVEFGCLRDRKDCIRSSMERLGLRLNPDYLIEVSQESEKIQAEMTHFLEHSDTLPTAFIADNDIIGVSAIQALQRKGLRIPEDISIVGFDDSNICTIFSPHLTTVKSDFKRMAELATRRLIQMIRLDDPGVIKSTVGTTFIPRQTVSKRL; this comes from the coding sequence ATGACCATCCGACAAATAGCCGAAATGTTAAACGTTTCACCCTCAACGGTCTCTGTCGTCCTTAATAACAGACCAGGTGTACGCAGTGAATTGAGAGAACGGATCAAAAACGCATTGATTGAGAATGGCTATGCAATCAAAGAACCGAAAACCACCGCCGGAACGATTCTTTTTGTCTATTATAAAAGTACAAATTATTTGGCTGCACGCAAGGATGACACGTTAACCGTTACCCTGAACGCCATCGAACAGGTATGCCGTGAAGAGCGATACTCTTTCTCCCTGGCAAATGCAACCTATCATAACATTGACGAATTGTTCAGTAAAAATAATCTTTCCGACATCGACGGCATTATACTGCTGGGAACGGAATACTACCACGAACCCAGGGAATCCTTTTACAAACTCCCGGTTCCTCTCGTTGTCCTTGATGGTTTTTTCCCCGAATATCCCATCAATACCGTGAATATCGATAACAGCTACGGTGTTCATCAGGTTATTACCTGTCTGCTCGAAAACGGCCACAGAGATATCGGTTACTTAAAAAGCGCCGTGGAATTCGGATGTCTGCGAGACAGGAAGGACTGCATCCGTTCCTCCATGGAACGACTCGGACTTCGGCTGAATCCGGACTACCTCATCGAAGTCAGTCAGGAATCCGAGAAAATACAGGCCGAAATGACACACTTTCTGGAGCACTCCGATACACTCCCTACTGCATTTATCGCAGATAACGATATCATCGGTGTTTCAGCTATTCAGGCACTGCAGCGGAAAGGGCTTCGCATACCCGAGGATATCTCAATCGTCGGTTTCGATGATTCCAATATCTGTACTATATTTTCCCCTCACCTCACCACCGTGAAATCAGACTTTAAGCGGATGGCTGAACTCGCCACCCGGCGTCTGATCCAGATGATAAGACTTGATGACCCCGGCGTCATCAAATCAACCGTAGGAACCACGTTTATTCCCCGCCAAACGGTTTCCAAAAGACTATAA
- a CDS encoding SDR family NAD(P)-dependent oxidoreductase yields MKLDGKIAIVTGAAQGIGRGIALEYAKNGADLMITDINHEKLVNVCEEIRLLGRKCIFLTGDVARSEDVRNVVNSTRKAYGRIDILTHAAGILRSCPVIEQEEEDWDAVINVNLRSTFLYCKYVGREMKRQGSGKMVLIDSCASKTGEAFNAVYCASKAGVRLLSQSLALELAEYGINVNSIAPGTINTEMISRCLHDRAPLYGLSYEEYLKEFNEATPLKRMGEPEEIGKLCVFLASDDAAFITGSSFNISGGRENH; encoded by the coding sequence ATGAAGCTTGATGGTAAAATTGCGATCGTTACCGGTGCTGCACAGGGAATCGGCCGCGGCATTGCACTGGAATACGCTAAAAACGGTGCAGATCTGATGATAACGGATATCAATCACGAGAAATTGGTGAACGTCTGTGAGGAGATAAGGTTATTGGGAAGAAAATGCATATTTCTGACAGGGGATGTCGCTAGGAGCGAAGACGTCAGAAATGTAGTAAACAGTACACGAAAAGCCTATGGGCGAATCGATATACTGACTCATGCTGCCGGGATTTTACGTTCCTGTCCGGTCATCGAACAGGAGGAAGAGGACTGGGATGCTGTGATCAACGTCAACCTCAGGAGTACATTTCTATACTGTAAGTACGTCGGCAGGGAAATGAAAAGACAGGGTTCCGGAAAAATGGTATTGATTGACTCCTGCGCTTCAAAAACAGGAGAGGCATTTAATGCAGTGTATTGTGCTTCAAAAGCGGGGGTCAGGCTTTTGTCACAGTCTTTGGCACTGGAACTTGCAGAATACGGGATTAATGTAAACAGTATAGCTCCCGGGACGATCAATACGGAGATGATCAGCAGATGCCTGCATGACCGGGCGCCTTTGTACGGACTCAGCTATGAGGAATACTTAAAAGAGTTTAACGAGGCGACTCCGCTGAAGAGAATGGGAGAGCCGGAGGAGATCGGCAAATTGTGTGTATTCCTGGCGTCTGATGACGCGGCATTTATTACCGGGTCATCGTTTAATATTTCAGGCGGACGGGAAAATCATTGA
- a CDS encoding sugar phosphate isomerase/epimerase family protein has protein sequence MDFKIGIVEWAFPFPGPYGLKIAADMGIEGMELDFGDYETGFKLSNPVIQKAYLECGREYGVEFPSIALNALNAHGMRNERDTYDGMIAVETIYRGVQAAADMGIPIVQVPSFDDGAIKSEEDFWNTCEKVRLACDLAKRHGIVIAFENVLSAKESLRMIREVGCDNLKIFYDSQNYHLEKGYSQQEILSELKDHICQIHIKDGFNQTISSALLGKGDTGFYKTVQLIKASHCATWLLLENYYNQKPLSLLNADAFSLLEEDIRTVRRAFA, from the coding sequence ATGGATTTTAAAATAGGAATCGTGGAATGGGCATTTCCCTTTCCGGGACCGTATGGCCTGAAAATAGCGGCAGATATGGGAATCGAGGGAATGGAGCTTGATTTTGGAGATTACGAAACAGGATTCAAACTGTCAAACCCTGTTATTCAGAAAGCGTATCTCGAATGCGGCAGGGAGTACGGCGTTGAATTTCCTTCCATTGCTTTGAACGCGTTAAATGCACATGGCATGAGAAATGAAAGGGATACATACGACGGAATGATCGCTGTTGAAACGATATACAGAGGGGTGCAGGCGGCAGCGGATATGGGAATTCCCATCGTTCAGGTGCCAAGCTTCGATGACGGTGCCATCAAAAGCGAGGAGGATTTCTGGAATACGTGTGAAAAGGTAAGGCTGGCTTGTGATCTGGCAAAGAGACATGGCATTGTCATTGCCTTTGAGAATGTTTTATCTGCGAAAGAATCCCTGCGAATGATCCGGGAGGTGGGCTGTGATAACCTGAAGATATTTTATGACAGCCAGAATTATCATCTGGAAAAAGGATATTCACAGCAGGAAATTCTCAGTGAGTTGAAAGATCATATATGCCAGATACATATAAAAGATGGTTTTAATCAGACGATCAGTTCAGCGCTTCTTGGAAAAGGAGATACGGGATTCTATAAAACCGTACAGCTTATCAAAGCGAGTCATTGCGCAACATGGCTGCTGCTGGAAAATTATTACAATCAAAAACCGCTTAGTCTGTTGAATGCCGATGCTTTTTCGCTGCTGGAAGAAGATATCAGGACCGTGCGGCGGGCTTTTGCATAA
- a CDS encoding sugar ABC transporter ATP-binding protein: MIIKGNNEEILKMEGIHKYYPGVHALKGVDFDLKKGEVCAILGENGAGKSTLMNVLGGVVQNEEGSIYLAGRKMNIKNTKEAKELGIAFIHQELSLFRNMDVATNICIQKLPNTKGFLAKRQLYKKTAEILKIVKLEHCKPEQKVGELKIGEQQLVEIGRCLAQDIKVLILDEPTSSLTASEIEVLFEIVRRLKEKGTAIVFITHRMDEIYEICDTMMIMRDGSRIMKCGVHDISRPEVVNSMLGQAMEEQYSHQQRSPGEEILEVKGLTRKNKLNQITFSVRKGEMLGLYGLLGSGRTEVLRSIFGLDPYDAGEVIYKGKRLHIKSPRDAIAQNMAMVTEDRHLEGLVLDRSVKFNISLANLKRIRRKGLTDGKKETDMAKQGVEELNIKTPTVNRAVKFLSGGNQQKVVISKWLHTKPDLLLLDEPTRGIDIGAKREIYMIVDQLLARGVAVIMVSSELPEILGLCDRVIVLKEGRQVMELGQEDGLNGNKLLEAAMGGAT; encoded by the coding sequence GTGATTATTAAAGGGAATAATGAAGAAATCCTAAAAATGGAGGGCATTCACAAATACTATCCCGGTGTCCATGCTCTGAAAGGAGTTGACTTTGACCTGAAGAAAGGTGAAGTATGTGCGATACTGGGTGAGAATGGCGCAGGCAAATCTACACTGATGAATGTTCTTGGAGGAGTCGTTCAGAACGAGGAGGGCAGCATTTATCTCGCTGGCCGGAAGATGAACATAAAAAATACGAAGGAGGCAAAAGAACTTGGCATTGCCTTCATACATCAGGAACTGTCATTGTTTCGGAATATGGATGTTGCCACTAATATCTGCATACAGAAGCTTCCAAATACAAAAGGATTTTTAGCGAAAAGACAACTGTATAAAAAGACAGCCGAGATTTTAAAAATAGTAAAACTAGAGCACTGCAAACCGGAACAGAAGGTGGGAGAACTCAAAATTGGCGAACAGCAGCTGGTGGAGATCGGTAGATGTCTTGCGCAGGATATAAAGGTTTTGATTTTGGATGAACCCACGTCTTCACTGACTGCTTCGGAAATTGAGGTATTATTTGAGATCGTCCGGAGATTAAAAGAAAAAGGAACGGCCATTGTATTTATCACGCACCGTATGGATGAGATCTATGAGATCTGCGATACCATGATGATTATGCGCGATGGAAGCAGGATTATGAAGTGCGGCGTCCATGATATTTCAAGGCCGGAAGTTGTAAACAGTATGCTGGGCCAGGCGATGGAGGAGCAGTACAGCCATCAGCAGAGAAGCCCCGGTGAAGAGATTCTCGAGGTAAAAGGCCTGACGAGAAAAAATAAACTGAATCAGATTACATTCAGCGTGAGGAAAGGAGAGATGCTCGGTCTTTATGGACTGCTGGGTTCGGGAAGAACAGAAGTTCTGCGAAGTATATTTGGACTGGATCCTTATGACGCGGGGGAGGTTATCTATAAAGGAAAAAGACTCCATATCAAAAGTCCGCGTGATGCTATCGCGCAAAACATGGCTATGGTGACGGAGGACAGACATCTGGAAGGTCTGGTACTGGACCGCTCTGTGAAGTTCAACATATCTCTTGCAAATTTGAAAAGAATCAGAAGAAAAGGATTGACTGATGGAAAAAAAGAGACAGATATGGCCAAACAGGGTGTGGAAGAACTGAATATAAAAACGCCTACGGTCAATCGTGCAGTCAAATTCCTCTCCGGGGGGAATCAGCAGAAGGTTGTCATATCCAAATGGCTGCATACCAAGCCGGATCTGCTGCTGCTTGATGAGCCTACCAGAGGGATTGATATAGGGGCGAAGCGGGAAATTTATATGATCGTCGATCAGCTTTTGGCCCGGGGCGTTGCCGTAATCATGGTCTCGTCTGAGCTGCCGGAAATTCTGGGTCTGTGCGACCGGGTTATCGTGCTGAAGGAGGGGCGGCAGGTCATGGAGCTGGGACAGGAAGATGGTTTGAACGGAAACAAACTGCTGGAAGCAGCAATGGGAGGTGCGACGTAA
- a CDS encoding ABC transporter permease — MGKSGATEKSKNGVDTNRVMQILLKYGVYLMFLLIVILLLITNASFRSLNNATNVMLQVSSYAVLGVGMTLVIMTGGIDVSVGATMVVSASVYAVLTQNHGWSEPAGLLMILAVALAMGLINGIGVAYLNMPAFLVTLATQCIGRGVSLVLTGGVSYRNLGSSFTFVGKRSILNIPVQIWIVVFIYVLGYILLHCTVYGRKVMAVGGNANAAKVSGINNRRIILSTYVFLGIISGLAGFMTMARIGSYYAAMGDGMEFMVIAAAVIGGTSLAGGTGSIMGTLVGTLLIGVINNALNLFGVSAEWQDVAKGVVIFLAVLFDAVKNRMRSAE; from the coding sequence ATGGGAAAGTCAGGTGCAACCGAAAAATCAAAGAATGGCGTTGATACTAACAGAGTAATGCAGATACTGTTGAAATACGGTGTATATCTGATGTTTCTGCTGATCGTGATACTGCTGCTCATTACAAACGCAAGTTTCAGGTCACTGAATAATGCAACGAATGTCATGCTTCAGGTATCGTCCTATGCGGTGCTTGGCGTGGGAATGACTCTGGTGATCATGACGGGTGGAATTGACGTATCGGTGGGTGCCACGATGGTTGTGAGCGCCAGTGTCTATGCTGTGCTGACGCAGAATCATGGGTGGTCGGAACCGGCAGGGCTGCTTATGATTCTGGCGGTGGCTCTGGCTATGGGACTGATCAATGGTATCGGAGTGGCTTACCTGAATATGCCTGCATTTCTGGTCACACTCGCAACACAGTGTATCGGCCGCGGAGTCTCGCTGGTTCTGACAGGAGGTGTCTCATACCGGAATCTGGGAAGCAGTTTTACATTTGTAGGGAAAAGAAGCATTCTGAATATACCTGTACAGATCTGGATTGTGGTTTTCATATACGTGCTGGGGTATATACTTCTCCACTGCACTGTATATGGAAGAAAAGTCATGGCGGTAGGAGGCAACGCAAACGCTGCAAAGGTATCCGGTATCAATAACAGAAGAATTATATTGAGCACTTATGTATTTCTGGGAATCATAAGCGGTCTTGCCGGATTTATGACGATGGCCAGAATCGGCAGTTACTATGCTGCCATGGGAGACGGCATGGAGTTTATGGTGATAGCTGCGGCTGTCATCGGAGGGACGAGCCTCGCCGGAGGAACCGGCAGTATTATGGGAACACTGGTAGGAACACTGCTGATCGGCGTTATCAATAATGCCCTGAATCTTTTTGGTGTCAGTGCCGAGTGGCAGGATGTTGCAAAGGGAGTGGTCATATTCCTGGCGGTCCTCTTTGATGCCGTTAAAAACAGGATGCGCTCGGCAGAGTAA
- a CDS encoding sugar ABC transporter substrate-binding protein: MKKRSLQWISLLVTIILIVSSLAACGGNAEETAKKKEGAGTEEAASQDTDSQEASSENDKEKPENSGDALPGEGKTVAILMHSVADEFIYAVYQAAAARAESYGFDIYYVDAKNDAATQTAAIEDAISKGVDAIMLCPVDAQALSDSVGMINEAGIPVTLADRTVEEGDYVAVCASDNVSCGYDGGVELAEAAKAQGIDVKDLKVVELQGDLASTSGLERSQGFQKAAEELGFEIVSSLPTYWESDTAYNAALDALQANSDINAIYLASDGVMADAVVSALEQVGKLKPVGEDGHIIITTVDGTPGVIDYIKEGYIDAVCAQPAITMANDAIDYLVKALDGEVELNGKINDALSPVIGTKDNIDSDELWANTLE, from the coding sequence ATGAAAAAAAGAAGTTTACAGTGGATCAGTTTGTTGGTGACAATCATTCTTATCGTCTCGTCCCTGGCAGCGTGCGGAGGGAATGCGGAGGAAACAGCAAAGAAGAAGGAAGGGGCGGGAACGGAGGAAGCAGCTTCACAGGATACCGATTCCCAAGAGGCATCTTCGGAGAATGATAAAGAGAAGCCGGAGAATTCCGGTGACGCGCTTCCGGGTGAGGGCAAGACAGTTGCAATCCTCATGCACAGTGTAGCGGACGAATTCATCTATGCGGTATATCAGGCGGCTGCCGCACGGGCAGAATCCTATGGTTTTGACATTTATTATGTGGATGCGAAAAATGATGCTGCAACACAGACGGCGGCAATCGAAGACGCTATATCAAAAGGCGTTGATGCGATCATGTTGTGTCCTGTAGACGCGCAGGCGCTGTCAGATTCTGTGGGCATGATCAATGAAGCGGGTATTCCTGTGACACTGGCAGACAGGACAGTCGAAGAGGGAGATTACGTTGCCGTGTGTGCGTCTGACAATGTGTCCTGCGGATACGACGGCGGTGTTGAACTGGCGGAGGCTGCTAAGGCTCAGGGCATTGATGTGAAGGACCTGAAGGTAGTAGAGCTTCAGGGAGATCTGGCGTCTACATCCGGACTGGAGCGTTCACAGGGATTCCAGAAAGCAGCGGAAGAACTGGGATTTGAGATTGTCTCATCACTGCCGACATACTGGGAATCTGATACGGCATATAATGCGGCGCTCGATGCGCTGCAGGCAAACAGCGATATCAATGCGATATACCTGGCATCGGACGGAGTAATGGCAGATGCTGTGGTAAGCGCGCTGGAACAGGTAGGGAAATTAAAACCTGTCGGTGAAGACGGGCATATTATTATCACCACGGTAGACGGAACACCGGGCGTTATTGACTATATCAAAGAGGGATATATCGATGCAGTCTGTGCTCAGCCGGCGATCACGATGGCGAATGATGCAATTGACTATCTGGTAAAGGCTTTGGACGGTGAGGTTGAACTCAATGGGAAAATCAACGATGCGTTATCACCGGTGATTGGAACCAAAGATAACATTGACAGTGATGAACTGTGGGCAAATACACTGGAATGA